The DNA window AAAGCTTAGGATATGTTTGATTGGAGATCTTGTCAAGGCAGTTTCGGTGACCAACCAGAATAACACATGATCAAGCATGGCCTTCCTAATACTgttagtaataattttttttactcgaCTGAGCTCAACAAAATCGGGAAATCTACTTGATGCAATGTCTGGTATAAGAAGATCGATAAGAGAAGACAGTGAAGCAACCCTGTATTTATATTTAGGGTTTGATTGACTCCAAATACATTAGCTCGTTCATTTCCTTTCTCTCCATTTCCTTTATAAAGTAGATAACAACTTCATCTAACACATCAACCACTTGGAATACATAAAGCAACTGAGCAATTGATGTGTCTCTTCAAGGAAATAACAACACGTGCAATAtttagcaaaaataaaattaaagaacataCCTTAAAGCTATAACCCTgatcaattaaaaattgttGCCTTTTAGTCGAGTAATACATCTCCTGCAAAGCCAAGAAATGATAGATGTATATTAAACCATGAATAATTTGTATAAGTGCAGGCCATGGTGCATAATAGATGATATACCTGGGTATCAGTTGAGACAAGGGAATAAAAAAATGCATTATACTCTTCTTTACCGCCTGCCATCCTATCCTGAAGCTTTCCCTGCgattttaattgatataatttgaATATATCAGGCACCGCATTGGCACAATGCATTACTGACAGATGATATTAAGATATTAGTGGCAGAGAACTTCAAACTTCCGTCAACCATCATTTTAAGTTTAGAATTTACTCTGTAAGGTGGCTTTAAAATTCAGAAACTGACCTTGGCCCTAAGAATACGACCTAGACGCTGGGCTTCTTGACGCCTAGAACCAGCATGCGAAGAAATTTGAATTATCACATTTGCTTCGGGAATATCAATCGAGTTGTCACCCACCTGAGAATATTAGATTATTAACCATCATATTTTTTACTAAGATGTTAAAACCTGATAATATCCAGAATAGAGCATAAAGAACCGacgcaaaaaaaaaacacactcCTTCCAAACCCAAGCTAACAcaacaaaactaaaaatatatatcaattcAAATGTTTACATTGATGAATGTCAATAAGATTGATTAGTACATGTTTTGACaaatccaaagaaaaataaatcagaATAGCAGATAAGCCTCAAAAATAGAAGTGAACTAAACTACAAAAGATACCTTCGAAAGAAAAACAGTGTTGACGTCTTTGCTAGTTTTGAATGCTTGTAGAATTTTCGTCCTCTCAACATGGCTGAAGACAACACATATTAGATGGTGGAagtggtgtttttttttttggggggggtggggggagagagagagagagagagagagtaacgTGTCAACAGCACCTTGTAGCACCATATATCATTGGTTTGCGGAGTTTCATGGCATACTCAGTGAGAGCGAAAAGATTATCAGCAAAGACAATAATTTTATCGCCACGTGCCCTTTCATGGTAATTTATAAGAAATTCACAAGCTCTGAACTTATTTGGATTCATCACATAAAGTGCCTGCACATGTAAAGTTCATCAGTTAGGAAGAGTAGATCCAAAACAAGTGAACTCCGAGTAGTTGAAAGTATTCAAAAAAAGTAATACAATATATCATGTGAAACAACCAACAAATCATAATCACTCTACATGCTTCCTCCTGAAAAGATCCACAAACATTCCGAGAAGCCTTACCTGCCTCTTCTTGGAATTCTCTTTCTTCAGATACTCAGCAAAAAACTCTCTTGTCATTGGACACCATACTTCAGCACACTGAACATTTGCAATAAATCCACCTTTTACTAAGTCTAACCAATTTGCCTCATACAGCTTGGGACCAATTAGGAAGTTGAGATCTGTAATCCTTTCATCCTCTCTCACAAGTGTAGCTGCAATATTAATGGTCAAGATCTCACTCNNNNNNNNNNNNNNNNNNNNNNNNNNNNNNNNNNNNNNNNNNNNNNTAGTCCACGtgataataaattaacataaaaGGGCATACCTGTTAGCCCAAGTTTGCAGTGAGATTTAGTGATACTAATGACTTTTCGAAACATATGGGCTGGAACCACATGCACCTGTTTATTATGCAATGATATCATGCATAAATAACGAGCTATATTTCATCATAACGAAAGAGTAGGTTTTAGGATTACCTCATCCATAAGGAGTAATCCCCATTCTCTGTTTCTTATTTCTTCAATGATCTTTTCAGATTCTTCAGACCGTTTACCACCAAAAGCAACCATATTATATGTTGTCACAACAACTCTAGCATTACCACGGAATCTCTCTTTGCTATCAGATGTAAAACGGCAAATATTTTCCTCTCGGATAGTTGACCATAGTTTAAACTGAAAAGCCCACTGATCTACAGAGACAGCATTTGTTGCCAAACAAAGGCAACTCTTCTTGATCCGGCTAGCTGCAGATACACCAACCAGGGACTTTCCAGCACCACAAGGCAGGACTATTATACCAGATCTTGCTCTACCTGAGCAGCGAAAAAAAGAGTTGCACTCagaaataatttatatttcaataggCATTTACAGAATAGAAACATTAATCATTTAATGTTGCTGAAGTCATGCCAATCCAAAACCAGTCACAACAGCCACACCACTAGCGAAATATCCTTAACATGATTTTTAAACTATATGTTATGATATTAACACACAAATTCCAAAggaaaattaatgttaatcatACTAATGCATACGGTTTTTAAACTATATGTTATGGTTTAATGAAGCTGAAAATTATAGTCTTCATAATATGCAAAACTTGAAAATTGTGTTGTAGACCCAAGTTTaagaccaaattaaaaaaagtaaatgaataaataaataaactcaatcaattcaaaaacaaaagttGATGTGTGCTCTAAATTTAGTAAATTGCAAGAGATAAAGTCCTTGTTTAAGATATCAGCATTACCATTTCCAAACATTTTGCTAAGGCTCTTCTCTTGATAAGGTCGTGGTTGTGCTTGAGGCTTTAGTTCCATGTCAAGGTCAGGGTTCACCTGCAGCATTAACAGAATACAACTGAATGCATGCaagataaccaattcaaagctCATAACTGTAAATTAGCAAGATGTACTATCAGTAAACATAATTACAACCCTAAAGGTTTCTTTGGAAGAAAAATTATGTAAACTCACTGTATCATTTCTGAAATCATACTCCTCCAACATGGGATAATTTAATGCATTTGGCAAGCACCGTTGCTTTACATTTTCAACCTGTAATAGAATGTATGTAAAGCAATTGCAATCACTATTTTAATTTCCAACAGATAAATCTCAATTTTCTTgcaaattaaaaacattttgacaTCATATTATTTATCAGCGAATTCAAACAGATACTCACGCAAACTGAAGTAACAAAGTTGACTGCCAAAAAGATGGAAAGATGAACTATATAATTTGGGTGACGATCAACTGTGTAAAATTCAGGATTTAGTGTGGAATCCACTTAATGTATTTACACTTGTCATTGTGGCAATTGAAACAGCATACAGAACAA is part of the Arachis duranensis cultivar V14167 chromosome 1, aradu.V14167.gnm2.J7QH, whole genome shotgun sequence genome and encodes:
- the LOC107464990 gene encoding general transcription and DNA repair factor IIH helicase subunit XPB1 — protein: MGQHGHGDKGRPFKKFKPSNKFEDSSKRGFDDDDVYGGDDAHDEDDGKVKDFSKLELKPDHLNRPLWACGNGRIFLETFSPLYKQAYDFLIAIAEPVCRPESMHEYNLTPHSLYAAVSVGLETETIISVLNKLSKTKLPKEMISFIHDSTANYGKVKLVLKKNRYFIESPFPEVLKTLLKDEVISRARITSEGTNGDGFTISKAAGEIEGRHDELLNEAEVAAAAEEKETHAFEINPSQVENVKQRCLPNALNYPMLEEYDFRNDTVNPDLDMELKPQAQPRPYQEKSLSKMFGNGRARSGIIVLPCGAGKSLVGVSAASRIKKSCLCLATNAVSVDQWAFQFKLWSTIREENICRFTSDSKERFRGNARVVVTTYNMVAFGGKRSEESEKIIEEIRNREWGLLLMDEVHVVPAHMFRKVISITKSHCKLGLTATLVREDERITDLNFLIGPKLYEANWLDLVKGGFIANVQCAEVWCPMTREFFAEYLKKENSKKRQALYVMNPNKFRACEFLINYHERARGDKIIVFADNLFALTEYAMKLRKPMIYGATSHVERTKILQAFKTSKDVNTVFLSKVGDNSIDIPEANVIIQISSHAGSRRQEAQRLGRILRAKGKLQDRMAGGKEEYNAFFYSLVSTDTQEMYYSTKRQQFLIDQGYSFKVITSLPPPDEGPRLSYHHLDDQLALLSKVLSAGDDAVGLEQLEEDTDEIALRHARRSQGSMSAMSGAKGMVYMEYSTGKGKAPVKSKPKDPSKRHHLFRKRFG